GACGACCGTTCCCGCACATTTACGATGTCATCCCGCAAATGTGGACTTACGAAAAAGACAATTACCGCGCGTTCGTCTGCATCCCCGGCCACAATTACAAATCCTTTGGCCTCCCACATTTTCGCGCGGTCATTCTGCGCGGCATTGCGTGGGCCGGCAAACGCGACGTTAATTCACTTTGCAACCAGGAAGAACTGGCGAGCCTGCGTTATCCCGAAGGCGGCCCGACGGCTCCGGAGAAAGCCGCTGCGAAACTGGAAGTTCATCCCGACTTCACCATCAAACTGGTCGCCGCCGAGCCGCTCATCAACAAACCCATCGCACTCGACTGGGACGCCGCCGGACGTTTGTGGGTCGCCGAGACGCCGGAATATCCCAATGGCCGCCGTGGCATCAAACCCGACCAGAGCGCGGCGGCGTGGAAGGATCACGGTGGACTGTACGACACGCCCGGCAGGCAGGAACGTCCCGCCCATGACCGCATCAGCATCCTCCGCGACACGAACGGCGATGGACGCATGGACAAAAAGGACGTTTTCTACGAGGGGTTGGAACTGGTCACCGGCTTTGTCTTTTACCGCGATGGAGTGATCGTGTCGCAAGCGCCCGACATCCTTTGGTTGCGCGATACGAACGGTGATGGCAAGGCCGACAAGGTTGAGAAACTTTACACTGGTCTTGGCACGTTCGACACCCACGCCGTGATCAACAACTTGCGCTGGGGTTACGACGGCTGGATTTACGCGACGCACGGTTACAGCGGCAGCGACCACGTGAGGAACGGCGTGGGCGACAAGGATTTAGGCCGCATCAACTCCGGCGTCGTGCGCTTCAAGCCGGACGGCAGCGCGTTCGAGCAGTATTGCTCGAAGGGCGGCAACACGTGGGGGCTGGACTTCGGCTGGGACAACGAACTTTTTTTCACCCAGCCAACCAGCGGCGATTTGCTCATGAACGTCGTCCTGCCGGAAAGCGTCTTGGCGCGTGGGAAAGTCGGCAACACAACGAGTTTCAAGGTGGTGAAGAAAAGTCCGAAATCCTTTCCTTTGATGAAATCGGAGAACCTGGCTTATGTGCAGATTGATTTCGTCGGTTCGTTCACGGCGGCAGCCGGTTGCGCGATCTACGATGGCGGCACGTGGCCGGATGAGTGGCGCTACAGCTATTTCACGACCGAGCCGACCATCAACATCGTCCACCACGAAGTCGTGACGCCGGAGGGCGTGAGCTATACCGCGAACAAAACCCGCGAGGCGGAGTTCATTGGCTCGCACGATCTCTGGTTTCGCCCGATTGAGACACGCATCGGGCTGGACGGCGCGCTTTACATCCTGGACTTCTATAATCAGGCCGTCATCCACAACGACACGCGCGGGCCGAAGCACAACAACGTCAACGCCGCCGTGCGCCCGGACCGCGACCATTACTTCGGACGCATCTGGCGCGTGGACCACAAGCTGGCGAAGACGATTTCGGTTCCACGCCTAGATAAACAGGCCATTGGCCAGTTGATTGGAAGCCTTGCGCATCCCAACAGGAGCGTCCGCGGCACTGCCGCTCGCCTGCTGCGTGAGAAGGGTGTTGGTGAAAAATTGGTTGCCTTCAAAGGGATGACGAAAGCATCCAGTCAAGGTCCGCACGCCCAGATAGCTGCGCTGAACACGCTCGGCGTTCTCGGCAAACTGGATGCCGAACAACTCATCGCAGCGATGAATGACAACGATCCGATGGTGCGAAAGAATGCCCTCCAGATTGCTGCTGAGAATTCCACTCGGTTTGTAGATGCCTCCAAACTTACGCTGTCGATCTTTGGACACTTGAAGGATCCGGATCATCGAACACGTCTGGCGGCAATCACGGCTCTCGCTGCGTTCCCAGTGACCTATGAAATCGCGCAAAAGCTTATCGGCATCTACCCGGAATTGGAAGACCCGTGGTCGCAATCTGCGGTGGTCGCCGCTGCCTTCAAATCCCCCGTCGAATTCATCGACGCAGCAATGGCGGTAACCAATCCTGACGCGATAAAGAGCTTGGTGGTCGAGTTGAGCCGGCAAGTTGCCGCGAAACAGGACGCTGAGCTTGCCGCACAACTGGTGCTCTTGATGGCCAACAAGCCGCCGTCTGCCGACGCGCTCAAGGCATCCGTGTTCGAGACTCTCGTCAAAGGTTTGAAAGCGGAAACAGTGCCCGCGTGGACTTCGGAATTGCAGAAGGCGTTCCAATCCTTGCTGGCTTCGGGCAATCCCACGGTGCCGGGCGCCGCGCTGCCGCTCGTTGCCCGCTGGGACAGGAACGGCGCGCTGGCGGGCGATGTGAAATCGCTCGTCGCGAAGCTTACTTCCCAGTTAAACGACTCCGGGCAACCGGATGAACAACGCGCCCAAGTCGTCACCAGTTTGCTGGCCGTGCGTCAAATGAACGCGGAAGTTCTGCCATCGGTTGTCAAAATTCTCGGCTCGTCCAGTTCGCCGGCGCTGCAACGCCGGGTCATTGAATCGCTCGGCGCCACTGCTGATCCGTCGGTTGGCTCATTGCTCGTCGAGGCTTATCCGAAACTGGCGACCGCGGAGCAGGATGCCGTGTTCGGCCAGTTGATCAAACGCGCCGATTGGTCGGTGGCGCTGGTCGAAGCACTGAAGAAAGGGGAAATCAATCTTGCCACGCTTGGCCCGGCAGCCATTCACCGGTTGCGGACGCATAGCGACAATGCGGTAGCGCAACGTGCCAACGCCGTCATTGACGAATTGCGCGGGCCAGAAGTGAAAGAGAAGAATGAACTCATCGCGAAATTCACGCCGCTGGTTGAGAAGCCCGGCAATGTCGAGAACGGCCACAAACTGTTCACGCAAAACTGCGCGACCTGTCACAAGTTCAATGGCGAAGGCAAAGACGTCGCGCCCGATCTGACGGGGATGGGTGCTCACGGTGCGGCGGAGTTGCTTGTCCACGTGCTCGATCCAAATCGCGTGGTCGAGCCGACGTTCATTTCTTACAGCGTCGAGACGAAGGACGGCGAATCGTTCGACGGCATCATTGCGCGCGAGAACAAGACAGCCGTGATGCTCCGTAACGCCAGCGGCGACGTGGAAGTCAAGACCACCGACATCAAATCGCGCCGCAACACCGGGCTCTCGCTCATGCCGAACGGATTCGAGGCGCTGGGCGGTGACGGGTTGCGCGACCTGCTTGGTTACATCTGCGCTGGTGAATCGAAATATCGCTTGCTCGATCTCAAGCCCGCGTTCACCGCCGACAGCCGGAAAGGCATTTACATCACGCAGGAAAGCCTGGCCGAAACGCTGGAGTTCAGAAAATTTGGATTGATCAAGGTCGGCGATGTTCCGTTTGAGATCGTCAACCCGGCCAAAACCACGACCGGCAATAACGTCATCGTTCTCAAAGGCGGCAGTGGTTTCGCCAAGACGCTGGCCCAGAAAGTTGAAATTTCGAATGTCGGCCTCAAAGCGAGCAAGTTGCATTTTCTCGGCGGCGTCGGTGGCTGGGCGTGGCCGTGTTGTGGCGACAGCAAGAATGAGAATGTTCCAGTTGCCAAAGTTGAAGTTCAATATGCCGATGGCCAGAGGGAGGAGATCATTTTGAAAAACGGTGTGGAGTTCGTGGATTATATCAACGCG
Above is a window of Verrucomicrobiota bacterium DNA encoding:
- a CDS encoding ThuA domain-containing protein, whose translation is MKQKSAFALALLLSLLSLPAQPGKPLRIFIRAGEKTHGPAGNGQHDGPLFLKEWKAMLNQRGATCDGAIGFPTAEQLENTDVLLMYSAEGGTIKPEDRANLDKFLKRGGGVAALHDSVCGNDPQWFKTIIGGAWEHGHSKWFEGDISFYYLDQEHPITDGCSNFDFDDEVYWDLHLMPEAKILAASWSPDKRNTKSGRPFPHIYDVIPQMWTYEKDNYRAFVCIPGHNYKSFGLPHFRAVILRGIAWAGKRDVNSLCNQEELASLRYPEGGPTAPEKAAAKLEVHPDFTIKLVAAEPLINKPIALDWDAAGRLWVAETPEYPNGRRGIKPDQSAAAWKDHGGLYDTPGRQERPAHDRISILRDTNGDGRMDKKDVFYEGLELVTGFVFYRDGVIVSQAPDILWLRDTNGDGKADKVEKLYTGLGTFDTHAVINNLRWGYDGWIYATHGYSGSDHVRNGVGDKDLGRINSGVVRFKPDGSAFEQYCSKGGNTWGLDFGWDNELFFTQPTSGDLLMNVVLPESVLARGKVGNTTSFKVVKKSPKSFPLMKSENLAYVQIDFVGSFTAAAGCAIYDGGTWPDEWRYSYFTTEPTINIVHHEVVTPEGVSYTANKTREAEFIGSHDLWFRPIETRIGLDGALYILDFYNQAVIHNDTRGPKHNNVNAAVRPDRDHYFGRIWRVDHKLAKTISVPRLDKQAIGQLIGSLAHPNRSVRGTAARLLREKGVGEKLVAFKGMTKASSQGPHAQIAALNTLGVLGKLDAEQLIAAMNDNDPMVRKNALQIAAENSTRFVDASKLTLSIFGHLKDPDHRTRLAAITALAAFPVTYEIAQKLIGIYPELEDPWSQSAVVAAAFKSPVEFIDAAMAVTNPDAIKSLVVELSRQVAAKQDAELAAQLVLLMANKPPSADALKASVFETLVKGLKAETVPAWTSELQKAFQSLLASGNPTVPGAALPLVARWDRNGALAGDVKSLVAKLTSQLNDSGQPDEQRAQVVTSLLAVRQMNAEVLPSVVKILGSSSSPALQRRVIESLGATADPSVGSLLVEAYPKLATAEQDAVFGQLIKRADWSVALVEALKKGEINLATLGPAAIHRLRTHSDNAVAQRANAVIDELRGPEVKEKNELIAKFTPLVEKPGNVENGHKLFTQNCATCHKFNGEGKDVAPDLTGMGAHGAAELLVHVLDPNRVVEPTFISYSVETKDGESFDGIIARENKTAVMLRNASGDVEVKTTDIKSRRNTGLSLMPNGFEALGGDGLRDLLGYICAGESKYRLLDLKPAFTADSRKGIYITQESLAETLEFRKFGLIKVGDVPFEIVNPAKTTTGNNVIVLKGGSGFAKTLAQKVEISNVGLKASKLHFLGGVGGWAWPCCGDSKNENVPVAKVEVQYADGQREEIILKNGVEFVDYINASYEVPGSKLVPDLVTHGQVRWFTKPLQHPAIIQKITLESFDNIVAPTFVGITAEVSDAAPDVRRGKTSESAVEPTRLVTSAATSGNNIRVLLVGGGSSHDFGKWFNQADTATLAANGSTSVNYTEQIPTVLSMLKDLDVLYLSNNQPMADPALRKGIFDFADSGKGLLLVHPALWYNWNDWPEYNRVLVGGGARGHDKYGEFEVTVTEPDHALMAGVPKNFKIADELYNFIPDEQGTPIQVLATGTSPISGKTFPVVWITKHSKARIVCITLGHDGKAHEHPTYKALLKNSLKWAAGR